From the genome of Mugil cephalus isolate CIBA_MC_2020 chromosome 2, CIBA_Mcephalus_1.1, whole genome shotgun sequence, one region includes:
- the sh3gl2a gene encoding SH3 domain containing GRB2 like 2a, endophilin A1 isoform X9 yields the protein MSVAGLKKQFHKATQKVSEKVGGAEGTKLDEDFTEMEKRVDTTARAVLDIMTKTTEYLQPNPATRAKMSMMNSMSRMRGQEKGPGYTQTETILGESMQRFGRELGEDSNFGLALIDAGEAMRELGEVKDALDMEVKQNFIDPLQNLHEKDLKEIQHHLKKMEGRRLDFDYKKKRQGKVTDDELKAALEKFDDSKEIAEQSMFNLLECDIEQVSQLAALVHAQVEYHSRAAEILTQLSSKIDERIRDTSTKPRKEFAPKPRTSLDFSISENHNGGIHGARSPGARSPGEPGLQLPWTSPAVAHCMISTPRTKVS from the exons aaagTGAGTGAGAAAGTCGGGGGAGCGGAAGGAACAAAGCTCGATGAGGACTTCACTGAAATGGAAAAG AGGGTGGACACCACCGCTCGAGCAGTGCTGGACATCATGACCAAAACCACTGAGTATTTGCAGCCAAACCCAG CCACCAGAGCCAAGATGAGCATGATGAACTCCATGTCGCGCATGCGCGGCCAGGAGAAAGGGCCGGGCTACACGCAGACCGAGACCATCCTGGGAGAGTCCATGCAGAGGTTCGGCCGGGAGCTCGGGGAGGACTCTAACTTTG GCCTTGCCCTGATTGATGCTGGGGAAGCCATGCGTGAGCTTGGAGAGGTTAAAGATGCTCTGGACATGGAGGTGAAGCAGAACTTCATCGACCCACTGCAGAACCTCCATGAAAAAGACCTCAAGGAGATTCAG caCCACCTGAAGAAAATGGAGGGCCGCCGCCTGGACTTTGATTATAAGAAGAAACGTCAGGGCAAAGTGACAGATGACGAGCTCAAAGCGGCGCTGGAGAAGTTCGACGACTCCAAGGAAATTGCTGAGCAGAGCATGTTCAATCTGTTGGAGTGCGAC ATTGAACAGGTGAGCCAGCTGGCCGCGCTGGTCCACGCTCAGGTGGAGTATCACAGCCGGGCTGCTGAGATCCTCACACAGCTTTCCAGTAAGATAGACGAACG GATAAGGGACACTTCCACCAAACCGAGGAAAGAGTTTGCCCCGAAGCCACGTACATCTCTGGACTTCTCCATCAGTGAGAACCATAACGGAGGCATCCACGGGGCTCGTTCTCCAG gTGCGAGGTCTCCAGGTGAGCCAG GTCTCCAGCTCCCATGGACCAGCCCTGCTGTCGCGCACTGTATGATTTCGACCCCGAGAACGAAGGTGAGCTAG
- the sh3gl2a gene encoding SH3 domain containing GRB2 like 2a, endophilin A1 isoform X6, which yields MSVAGLKKQFHKATQKVSEKVGGAEGTKLDEDFTEMEKRVDTTARAVLDIMTKTTEYLQPNPATRAKMSMMNSMSRMRGQEKGPGYTQTETILGESMQRFGRELGEDSNFGLALIDAGEAMRELGEVKDALDMEVKQNFIDPLQNLHEKDLKEIQHHLKKMEGRRLDFDYKKKRQGKVTDDELKAALEKFDDSKEIAEQSMFNLLECDIEQVSQLAALVHAQVEYHSRAAEILTQLSSKIDERIRDTSTKPRKEFAPKPRTSLDFSISENHNGGIHGARSPARSPAPMDQPCCRALYDFDPENEGELGFKEGDIITLTNKIDDNWYEGMLHGNSGFFPINYVDILVPLPH from the exons aaagTGAGTGAGAAAGTCGGGGGAGCGGAAGGAACAAAGCTCGATGAGGACTTCACTGAAATGGAAAAG AGGGTGGACACCACCGCTCGAGCAGTGCTGGACATCATGACCAAAACCACTGAGTATTTGCAGCCAAACCCAG CCACCAGAGCCAAGATGAGCATGATGAACTCCATGTCGCGCATGCGCGGCCAGGAGAAAGGGCCGGGCTACACGCAGACCGAGACCATCCTGGGAGAGTCCATGCAGAGGTTCGGCCGGGAGCTCGGGGAGGACTCTAACTTTG GCCTTGCCCTGATTGATGCTGGGGAAGCCATGCGTGAGCTTGGAGAGGTTAAAGATGCTCTGGACATGGAGGTGAAGCAGAACTTCATCGACCCACTGCAGAACCTCCATGAAAAAGACCTCAAGGAGATTCAG caCCACCTGAAGAAAATGGAGGGCCGCCGCCTGGACTTTGATTATAAGAAGAAACGTCAGGGCAAAGTGACAGATGACGAGCTCAAAGCGGCGCTGGAGAAGTTCGACGACTCCAAGGAAATTGCTGAGCAGAGCATGTTCAATCTGTTGGAGTGCGAC ATTGAACAGGTGAGCCAGCTGGCCGCGCTGGTCCACGCTCAGGTGGAGTATCACAGCCGGGCTGCTGAGATCCTCACACAGCTTTCCAGTAAGATAGACGAACG GATAAGGGACACTTCCACCAAACCGAGGAAAGAGTTTGCCCCGAAGCCACGTACATCTCTGGACTTCTCCATCAGTGAGAACCATAACGGAGGCATCCACGGGGCTCGTTCTCCAG CCAG GTCTCCAGCTCCCATGGACCAGCCCTGCTGTCGCGCACTGTATGATTTCGACCCCGAGAACGAAGGTGAGCTAGGCTTCAAGGAAGGCGACATCATCACCCTAACCAATAAGATCGACGACAACTGGTACGAAGGGATGCTCCACGGCAACTCTGGCTTTTTCCCCATCAACTATGTGGATATCCTGGTGCCGCTGCCCCACTAG
- the sh3gl2a gene encoding SH3 domain containing GRB2 like 2a, endophilin A1 isoform X4 — protein sequence MSVAGLKKQFHKATQKVSEKVGGAEGTKLDEDFTEMEKRVDTTARAVLDIMTKTTEYLQPNPATRAKMSMMNSMSRMRGQEKGPGYTQTETILGESMQRFGRELGEDSNFGLALIDAGEAMRELGEVKDALDMEVKQNFIDPLQNLHEKDLKEIQHHLKKMEGRRLDFDYKKKRQGKVTDDELKAALEKFDDSKEIAEQSMFNLLECDIEQVSQLAALVHAQVEYHSRAAEILTQLSSKIDERIRDTSTKPRKEFAPKPRTSLDFSISENHNGGIHGARSPARSPARSPAPMDQPCCRALYDFDPENEGELGFKEGDIITLTNKIDDNWYEGMLHGNSGFFPINYVDILVPLPH from the exons aaagTGAGTGAGAAAGTCGGGGGAGCGGAAGGAACAAAGCTCGATGAGGACTTCACTGAAATGGAAAAG AGGGTGGACACCACCGCTCGAGCAGTGCTGGACATCATGACCAAAACCACTGAGTATTTGCAGCCAAACCCAG CCACCAGAGCCAAGATGAGCATGATGAACTCCATGTCGCGCATGCGCGGCCAGGAGAAAGGGCCGGGCTACACGCAGACCGAGACCATCCTGGGAGAGTCCATGCAGAGGTTCGGCCGGGAGCTCGGGGAGGACTCTAACTTTG GCCTTGCCCTGATTGATGCTGGGGAAGCCATGCGTGAGCTTGGAGAGGTTAAAGATGCTCTGGACATGGAGGTGAAGCAGAACTTCATCGACCCACTGCAGAACCTCCATGAAAAAGACCTCAAGGAGATTCAG caCCACCTGAAGAAAATGGAGGGCCGCCGCCTGGACTTTGATTATAAGAAGAAACGTCAGGGCAAAGTGACAGATGACGAGCTCAAAGCGGCGCTGGAGAAGTTCGACGACTCCAAGGAAATTGCTGAGCAGAGCATGTTCAATCTGTTGGAGTGCGAC ATTGAACAGGTGAGCCAGCTGGCCGCGCTGGTCCACGCTCAGGTGGAGTATCACAGCCGGGCTGCTGAGATCCTCACACAGCTTTCCAGTAAGATAGACGAACG GATAAGGGACACTTCCACCAAACCGAGGAAAGAGTTTGCCCCGAAGCCACGTACATCTCTGGACTTCTCCATCAGTGAGAACCATAACGGAGGCATCCACGGGGCTCGTTCTCCAG caAGATCTCCAG CCAG GTCTCCAGCTCCCATGGACCAGCCCTGCTGTCGCGCACTGTATGATTTCGACCCCGAGAACGAAGGTGAGCTAGGCTTCAAGGAAGGCGACATCATCACCCTAACCAATAAGATCGACGACAACTGGTACGAAGGGATGCTCCACGGCAACTCTGGCTTTTTCCCCATCAACTATGTGGATATCCTGGTGCCGCTGCCCCACTAG
- the sh3gl2a gene encoding SH3 domain containing GRB2 like 2a, endophilin A1 isoform X3, producing MSVAGLKKQFHKATQKVSEKVGGAEGTKLDEDFTEMEKRVDTTARAVLDIMTKTTEYLQPNPATRAKMSMMNSMSRMRGQEKGPGYTQTETILGESMQRFGRELGEDSNFGLALIDAGEAMRELGEVKDALDMEVKQNFIDPLQNLHEKDLKEIQHHLKKMEGRRLDFDYKKKRQGKVTDDELKAALEKFDDSKEIAEQSMFNLLECDIEQVSQLAALVHAQVEYHSRAAEILTQLSSKIDERIRDTSTKPRKEFAPKPRTSLDFSISENHNGGIHGARSPARSPARSPAPMDQPCCRALYDFDPENEGELGFKEGDIITLTNKIDDNWYEGMLHGNSGFFPINYVDILVPLPH from the exons aaagTGAGTGAGAAAGTCGGGGGAGCGGAAGGAACAAAGCTCGATGAGGACTTCACTGAAATGGAAAAG AGGGTGGACACCACCGCTCGAGCAGTGCTGGACATCATGACCAAAACCACTGAGTATTTGCAGCCAAACCCAG CCACCAGAGCCAAGATGAGCATGATGAACTCCATGTCGCGCATGCGCGGCCAGGAGAAAGGGCCGGGCTACACGCAGACCGAGACCATCCTGGGAGAGTCCATGCAGAGGTTCGGCCGGGAGCTCGGGGAGGACTCTAACTTTG GCCTTGCCCTGATTGATGCTGGGGAAGCCATGCGTGAGCTTGGAGAGGTTAAAGATGCTCTGGACATGGAGGTGAAGCAGAACTTCATCGACCCACTGCAGAACCTCCATGAAAAAGACCTCAAGGAGATTCAG caCCACCTGAAGAAAATGGAGGGCCGCCGCCTGGACTTTGATTATAAGAAGAAACGTCAGGGCAAAGTGACAGATGACGAGCTCAAAGCGGCGCTGGAGAAGTTCGACGACTCCAAGGAAATTGCTGAGCAGAGCATGTTCAATCTGTTGGAGTGCGAC ATTGAACAGGTGAGCCAGCTGGCCGCGCTGGTCCACGCTCAGGTGGAGTATCACAGCCGGGCTGCTGAGATCCTCACACAGCTTTCCAGTAAGATAGACGAACG GATAAGGGACACTTCCACCAAACCGAGGAAAGAGTTTGCCCCGAAGCCACGTACATCTCTGGACTTCTCCATCAGTGAGAACCATAACGGAGGCATCCACGGGGCTCGTTCTCCAG caAGATCTCCAG CCAGGTCTCCAG CTCCCATGGACCAGCCCTGCTGTCGCGCACTGTATGATTTCGACCCCGAGAACGAAGGTGAGCTAGGCTTCAAGGAAGGCGACATCATCACCCTAACCAATAAGATCGACGACAACTGGTACGAAGGGATGCTCCACGGCAACTCTGGCTTTTTCCCCATCAACTATGTGGATATCCTGGTGCCGCTGCCCCACTAG
- the sh3gl2a gene encoding SH3 domain containing GRB2 like 2a, endophilin A1 isoform X2, with translation MSVAGLKKQFHKATQKVSEKVGGAEGTKLDEDFTEMEKRVDTTARAVLDIMTKTTEYLQPNPATRAKMSMMNSMSRMRGQEKGPGYTQTETILGESMQRFGRELGEDSNFGLALIDAGEAMRELGEVKDALDMEVKQNFIDPLQNLHEKDLKEIQHHLKKMEGRRLDFDYKKKRQGKVTDDELKAALEKFDDSKEIAEQSMFNLLECDIEQVSQLAALVHAQVEYHSRAAEILTQLSSKIDERIRDTSTKPRKEFAPKPRTSLDFSISENHNGGIHGARSPGARSPARSPARSPAPMDQPCCRALYDFDPENEGELGFKEGDIITLTNKIDDNWYEGMLHGNSGFFPINYVDILVPLPH, from the exons aaagTGAGTGAGAAAGTCGGGGGAGCGGAAGGAACAAAGCTCGATGAGGACTTCACTGAAATGGAAAAG AGGGTGGACACCACCGCTCGAGCAGTGCTGGACATCATGACCAAAACCACTGAGTATTTGCAGCCAAACCCAG CCACCAGAGCCAAGATGAGCATGATGAACTCCATGTCGCGCATGCGCGGCCAGGAGAAAGGGCCGGGCTACACGCAGACCGAGACCATCCTGGGAGAGTCCATGCAGAGGTTCGGCCGGGAGCTCGGGGAGGACTCTAACTTTG GCCTTGCCCTGATTGATGCTGGGGAAGCCATGCGTGAGCTTGGAGAGGTTAAAGATGCTCTGGACATGGAGGTGAAGCAGAACTTCATCGACCCACTGCAGAACCTCCATGAAAAAGACCTCAAGGAGATTCAG caCCACCTGAAGAAAATGGAGGGCCGCCGCCTGGACTTTGATTATAAGAAGAAACGTCAGGGCAAAGTGACAGATGACGAGCTCAAAGCGGCGCTGGAGAAGTTCGACGACTCCAAGGAAATTGCTGAGCAGAGCATGTTCAATCTGTTGGAGTGCGAC ATTGAACAGGTGAGCCAGCTGGCCGCGCTGGTCCACGCTCAGGTGGAGTATCACAGCCGGGCTGCTGAGATCCTCACACAGCTTTCCAGTAAGATAGACGAACG GATAAGGGACACTTCCACCAAACCGAGGAAAGAGTTTGCCCCGAAGCCACGTACATCTCTGGACTTCTCCATCAGTGAGAACCATAACGGAGGCATCCACGGGGCTCGTTCTCCAG gTGCGAGGTCTCCAG caAGATCTCCAG CCAG GTCTCCAGCTCCCATGGACCAGCCCTGCTGTCGCGCACTGTATGATTTCGACCCCGAGAACGAAGGTGAGCTAGGCTTCAAGGAAGGCGACATCATCACCCTAACCAATAAGATCGACGACAACTGGTACGAAGGGATGCTCCACGGCAACTCTGGCTTTTTCCCCATCAACTATGTGGATATCCTGGTGCCGCTGCCCCACTAG
- the sh3gl2a gene encoding SH3 domain containing GRB2 like 2a, endophilin A1 isoform X7 — protein sequence MSVAGLKKQFHKATQKVSEKVGGAEGTKLDEDFTEMEKRVDTTARAVLDIMTKTTEYLQPNPATRAKMSMMNSMSRMRGQEKGPGYTQTETILGESMQRFGRELGEDSNFGLALIDAGEAMRELGEVKDALDMEVKQNFIDPLQNLHEKDLKEIQHHLKKMEGRRLDFDYKKKRQGKVTDDELKAALEKFDDSKEIAEQSMFNLLECDIEQVSQLAALVHAQVEYHSRAAEILTQLSSKIDERIRDTSTKPRKEFAPKPRTSLDFSISENHNGGIHGARSPAPMDQPCCRALYDFDPENEGELGFKEGDIITLTNKIDDNWYEGMLHGNSGFFPINYVDILVPLPH from the exons aaagTGAGTGAGAAAGTCGGGGGAGCGGAAGGAACAAAGCTCGATGAGGACTTCACTGAAATGGAAAAG AGGGTGGACACCACCGCTCGAGCAGTGCTGGACATCATGACCAAAACCACTGAGTATTTGCAGCCAAACCCAG CCACCAGAGCCAAGATGAGCATGATGAACTCCATGTCGCGCATGCGCGGCCAGGAGAAAGGGCCGGGCTACACGCAGACCGAGACCATCCTGGGAGAGTCCATGCAGAGGTTCGGCCGGGAGCTCGGGGAGGACTCTAACTTTG GCCTTGCCCTGATTGATGCTGGGGAAGCCATGCGTGAGCTTGGAGAGGTTAAAGATGCTCTGGACATGGAGGTGAAGCAGAACTTCATCGACCCACTGCAGAACCTCCATGAAAAAGACCTCAAGGAGATTCAG caCCACCTGAAGAAAATGGAGGGCCGCCGCCTGGACTTTGATTATAAGAAGAAACGTCAGGGCAAAGTGACAGATGACGAGCTCAAAGCGGCGCTGGAGAAGTTCGACGACTCCAAGGAAATTGCTGAGCAGAGCATGTTCAATCTGTTGGAGTGCGAC ATTGAACAGGTGAGCCAGCTGGCCGCGCTGGTCCACGCTCAGGTGGAGTATCACAGCCGGGCTGCTGAGATCCTCACACAGCTTTCCAGTAAGATAGACGAACG GATAAGGGACACTTCCACCAAACCGAGGAAAGAGTTTGCCCCGAAGCCACGTACATCTCTGGACTTCTCCATCAGTGAGAACCATAACGGAGGCATCCACGGGGCTCGTTCTCCAG CTCCCATGGACCAGCCCTGCTGTCGCGCACTGTATGATTTCGACCCCGAGAACGAAGGTGAGCTAGGCTTCAAGGAAGGCGACATCATCACCCTAACCAATAAGATCGACGACAACTGGTACGAAGGGATGCTCCACGGCAACTCTGGCTTTTTCCCCATCAACTATGTGGATATCCTGGTGCCGCTGCCCCACTAG
- the sh3gl2a gene encoding SH3 domain containing GRB2 like 2a, endophilin A1 isoform X5 encodes MSVAGLKKQFHKATQKVSEKVGGAEGTKLDEDFTEMEKRVDTTARAVLDIMTKTTEYLQPNPATRAKMSMMNSMSRMRGQEKGPGYTQTETILGESMQRFGRELGEDSNFGLALIDAGEAMRELGEVKDALDMEVKQNFIDPLQNLHEKDLKEIQHHLKKMEGRRLDFDYKKKRQGKVTDDELKAALEKFDDSKEIAEQSMFNLLECDIEQVSQLAALVHAQVEYHSRAAEILTQLSSKIDERIRDTSTKPRKEFAPKPRTSLDFSISENHNGGIHGARSPARSPAPMDQPCCRALYDFDPENEGELGFKEGDIITLTNKIDDNWYEGMLHGNSGFFPINYVDILVPLPH; translated from the exons aaagTGAGTGAGAAAGTCGGGGGAGCGGAAGGAACAAAGCTCGATGAGGACTTCACTGAAATGGAAAAG AGGGTGGACACCACCGCTCGAGCAGTGCTGGACATCATGACCAAAACCACTGAGTATTTGCAGCCAAACCCAG CCACCAGAGCCAAGATGAGCATGATGAACTCCATGTCGCGCATGCGCGGCCAGGAGAAAGGGCCGGGCTACACGCAGACCGAGACCATCCTGGGAGAGTCCATGCAGAGGTTCGGCCGGGAGCTCGGGGAGGACTCTAACTTTG GCCTTGCCCTGATTGATGCTGGGGAAGCCATGCGTGAGCTTGGAGAGGTTAAAGATGCTCTGGACATGGAGGTGAAGCAGAACTTCATCGACCCACTGCAGAACCTCCATGAAAAAGACCTCAAGGAGATTCAG caCCACCTGAAGAAAATGGAGGGCCGCCGCCTGGACTTTGATTATAAGAAGAAACGTCAGGGCAAAGTGACAGATGACGAGCTCAAAGCGGCGCTGGAGAAGTTCGACGACTCCAAGGAAATTGCTGAGCAGAGCATGTTCAATCTGTTGGAGTGCGAC ATTGAACAGGTGAGCCAGCTGGCCGCGCTGGTCCACGCTCAGGTGGAGTATCACAGCCGGGCTGCTGAGATCCTCACACAGCTTTCCAGTAAGATAGACGAACG GATAAGGGACACTTCCACCAAACCGAGGAAAGAGTTTGCCCCGAAGCCACGTACATCTCTGGACTTCTCCATCAGTGAGAACCATAACGGAGGCATCCACGGGGCTCGTTCTCCAG CCAGGTCTCCAG CTCCCATGGACCAGCCCTGCTGTCGCGCACTGTATGATTTCGACCCCGAGAACGAAGGTGAGCTAGGCTTCAAGGAAGGCGACATCATCACCCTAACCAATAAGATCGACGACAACTGGTACGAAGGGATGCTCCACGGCAACTCTGGCTTTTTCCCCATCAACTATGTGGATATCCTGGTGCCGCTGCCCCACTAG
- the sh3gl2a gene encoding SH3 domain containing GRB2 like 2a, endophilin A1 isoform X1: protein MSVAGLKKQFHKATQKVSEKVGGAEGTKLDEDFTEMEKRVDTTARAVLDIMTKTTEYLQPNPATRAKMSMMNSMSRMRGQEKGPGYTQTETILGESMQRFGRELGEDSNFGLALIDAGEAMRELGEVKDALDMEVKQNFIDPLQNLHEKDLKEIQHHLKKMEGRRLDFDYKKKRQGKVTDDELKAALEKFDDSKEIAEQSMFNLLECDIEQVSQLAALVHAQVEYHSRAAEILTQLSSKIDERIRDTSTKPRKEFAPKPRTSLDFSISENHNGGIHGARSPGARSPARSPARSPAPMDQPCCRALYDFDPENEGELGFKEGDIITLTNKIDDNWYEGMLHGNSGFFPINYVDILVPLPH, encoded by the exons aaagTGAGTGAGAAAGTCGGGGGAGCGGAAGGAACAAAGCTCGATGAGGACTTCACTGAAATGGAAAAG AGGGTGGACACCACCGCTCGAGCAGTGCTGGACATCATGACCAAAACCACTGAGTATTTGCAGCCAAACCCAG CCACCAGAGCCAAGATGAGCATGATGAACTCCATGTCGCGCATGCGCGGCCAGGAGAAAGGGCCGGGCTACACGCAGACCGAGACCATCCTGGGAGAGTCCATGCAGAGGTTCGGCCGGGAGCTCGGGGAGGACTCTAACTTTG GCCTTGCCCTGATTGATGCTGGGGAAGCCATGCGTGAGCTTGGAGAGGTTAAAGATGCTCTGGACATGGAGGTGAAGCAGAACTTCATCGACCCACTGCAGAACCTCCATGAAAAAGACCTCAAGGAGATTCAG caCCACCTGAAGAAAATGGAGGGCCGCCGCCTGGACTTTGATTATAAGAAGAAACGTCAGGGCAAAGTGACAGATGACGAGCTCAAAGCGGCGCTGGAGAAGTTCGACGACTCCAAGGAAATTGCTGAGCAGAGCATGTTCAATCTGTTGGAGTGCGAC ATTGAACAGGTGAGCCAGCTGGCCGCGCTGGTCCACGCTCAGGTGGAGTATCACAGCCGGGCTGCTGAGATCCTCACACAGCTTTCCAGTAAGATAGACGAACG GATAAGGGACACTTCCACCAAACCGAGGAAAGAGTTTGCCCCGAAGCCACGTACATCTCTGGACTTCTCCATCAGTGAGAACCATAACGGAGGCATCCACGGGGCTCGTTCTCCAG gTGCGAGGTCTCCAG caAGATCTCCAG CCAGGTCTCCAG CTCCCATGGACCAGCCCTGCTGTCGCGCACTGTATGATTTCGACCCCGAGAACGAAGGTGAGCTAGGCTTCAAGGAAGGCGACATCATCACCCTAACCAATAAGATCGACGACAACTGGTACGAAGGGATGCTCCACGGCAACTCTGGCTTTTTCCCCATCAACTATGTGGATATCCTGGTGCCGCTGCCCCACTAG
- the sh3gl2a gene encoding SH3 domain containing GRB2 like 2a, endophilin A1 isoform X8: protein MEKRVDTTARAVLDIMTKTTEYLQPNPATRAKMSMMNSMSRMRGQEKGPGYTQTETILGESMQRFGRELGEDSNFGLALIDAGEAMRELGEVKDALDMEVKQNFIDPLQNLHEKDLKEIQHHLKKMEGRRLDFDYKKKRQGKVTDDELKAALEKFDDSKEIAEQSMFNLLECDIEQVSQLAALVHAQVEYHSRAAEILTQLSSKIDERIRDTSTKPRKEFAPKPRTSLDFSISENHNGGIHGARSPGARSPARSPARSPAPMDQPCCRALYDFDPENEGELGFKEGDIITLTNKIDDNWYEGMLHGNSGFFPINYVDILVPLPH, encoded by the exons ATGGAAAAG AGGGTGGACACCACCGCTCGAGCAGTGCTGGACATCATGACCAAAACCACTGAGTATTTGCAGCCAAACCCAG CCACCAGAGCCAAGATGAGCATGATGAACTCCATGTCGCGCATGCGCGGCCAGGAGAAAGGGCCGGGCTACACGCAGACCGAGACCATCCTGGGAGAGTCCATGCAGAGGTTCGGCCGGGAGCTCGGGGAGGACTCTAACTTTG GCCTTGCCCTGATTGATGCTGGGGAAGCCATGCGTGAGCTTGGAGAGGTTAAAGATGCTCTGGACATGGAGGTGAAGCAGAACTTCATCGACCCACTGCAGAACCTCCATGAAAAAGACCTCAAGGAGATTCAG caCCACCTGAAGAAAATGGAGGGCCGCCGCCTGGACTTTGATTATAAGAAGAAACGTCAGGGCAAAGTGACAGATGACGAGCTCAAAGCGGCGCTGGAGAAGTTCGACGACTCCAAGGAAATTGCTGAGCAGAGCATGTTCAATCTGTTGGAGTGCGAC ATTGAACAGGTGAGCCAGCTGGCCGCGCTGGTCCACGCTCAGGTGGAGTATCACAGCCGGGCTGCTGAGATCCTCACACAGCTTTCCAGTAAGATAGACGAACG GATAAGGGACACTTCCACCAAACCGAGGAAAGAGTTTGCCCCGAAGCCACGTACATCTCTGGACTTCTCCATCAGTGAGAACCATAACGGAGGCATCCACGGGGCTCGTTCTCCAG gTGCGAGGTCTCCAG caAGATCTCCAG CCAGGTCTCCAG CTCCCATGGACCAGCCCTGCTGTCGCGCACTGTATGATTTCGACCCCGAGAACGAAGGTGAGCTAGGCTTCAAGGAAGGCGACATCATCACCCTAACCAATAAGATCGACGACAACTGGTACGAAGGGATGCTCCACGGCAACTCTGGCTTTTTCCCCATCAACTATGTGGATATCCTGGTGCCGCTGCCCCACTAG